In Coffea eugenioides isolate CCC68of unplaced genomic scaffold, Ceug_1.0 ScVebR1_977;HRSCAF=1750, whole genome shotgun sequence, one DNA window encodes the following:
- the LOC113759175 gene encoding putative disease resistance protein RGA1, which produces MAELFVPKIIDVLGDVALKQLGEKVNLVMGVEEEVANISSKLATIEKVLHDAERRRLKDRSVGIWLEKLEDITYEMDDVLDDWNFKIHRSKNEGTQQNARMQPTLRNKVRSFIPCLCSCLKQLPVRSGIAKKIKKINERLELTLKEADQFKFITRGGIPDSHDFQRIMTTSSIDESEVYGRAADKDKVLDKILPESSSHISQGRDGIQVISIVGTGGTGKTTLAQLLFNDDRVKNHFELKKWVCVSDPFNEKRIVKAILESLVPDSSELESLELDSLIQLIKETFSGKRFLLVLDDVWTEDDSKWKPFQYSLKDGAPGSVILVTTRSHRVARVVGTTHTHPLDLISDSDCWLIMQRIAFAGRAEEWCKKVQSIGWKIAEKCKECFGQ; this is translated from the exons ATGGCTGAATTGTTTGTTCCGAAGATAATAGATGTACTGGGTGATGTTGCCCTGAAGCAGCTTGGGGAGAAGGTCAACTTGGTGATGGGGGTTGAAGAGGAGGTGGCAAATATCTCCTCTAAGTTGGCAACCATTGAAAAAGTGCTGCATGATGCAGAGAGACGAAGGCTGAAGGACAGAAGTGTTGGAATTTGGCTAGAAAAGCTTGAGGACATAACATATGAGATGGATGACGTGCTGGACGACTGGAACTTCAAGATTCACAGATCAAAGAATGAGGGAACTCAACAGAATGCCAGAATGCAGCCAACACTGCGGAACAAGGTTCGTTCCTTTATACCATGCCTTTGTTCTTGTCTCAAACAACTTCCTGTGCGTAGTGGTATAGctaagaaaataaagaaaataaatgaacgGCTAGAATTAACTTTGAAAGAGGCAGATCAATTCAAGTTTATTACACGTGGGGGGATTCCTGATTCTCATGATTTTCAACGAATTATGACTACCTCAAGCATAGACGAATCAGAGGTCTATGGTCGAGCAGCTGATAAGGATAAGGTTCTTGACAAAATTTTGCCTGAGAGTAGTAGTCATATTAGTCAAGGAAGAGATGGGATTCAAGTCATCTCCATAGTAGGGACCGGGGGTACAGGAAAGACAACACTTGCCCAGTTACTCTTCAATGATGATAGAGTCAAGAACCATTTTGAGCTTAAAAAATGGGTATGCGTGTCAGATCCTTTCAATGAGAAAAGGATCGTGAAAGCAATCCTTGAGAGTCTAGTACCGGACTCGTCAGAGTTGGAATCATTGGAGTTGGATTCGTTGATCCAACTTATAAAAGAAACTTTTTCCGGTAAGAGATTCCTGCTTGTCCTAGATGATGTCTGGACAGAGGACGACTCAAAGTGGAAACCTTTCCAATACTCTCTCAAGGATGGGGCTCCCGGAAGTGTAATCTTGGTGACAACAAGGAGTCATAGAGTGGCCAGAGTGGTGGGAACTACTCATACTCACCCCTTGGACCTAATATCTGACTCTGATTGTTGGCTAATAATGCAAAGGATAGCATTTGCTGGAAGAGCAGAGGAGTGGTGCAAGAAGGTACAAAGTATTGGgtggaaaattgcagaaaaatgcAAGG AATGTTTTGGACAGTGA
- the LOC113759182 gene encoding putative disease resistance protein RGA3, translating into MDLFPHFYLSYNELSPEQKSCFSYCAVFPKDHEIVVEELIRLWIAQGYVRPRRRGECLELVGLEYFNNLAMRSFFQEIRKGTYSGHEFMKCKMHDIVHDFARFLTKNECHVLDGIGGNLLSERARHLTILEGTEETFSSSAFDLGRLRSLFAFSRGRVPQDLFRGLNCVRTLTLSHCQLREVPTKVGSLVHLRHLDLSWNPFETLPEAICDLYYLETLDISYCRKLSCLPKRIEGLVHLKHLFNHNTYELLQMQQGLGKLTSLCSLTSFIASNNSVDLAILKDLKQLERLYVDIHGKGDFGSAELGKKIYLREMLLRFSDEAHSEGTPSWIQTMEPPPNLQQLALVTYPGTQLPSWLVTETLISSLTKLFIVEPRNISSLPTLWKLSSLEELRLEYVEELEYLGKEFFGITLSKFESSSSTEAVAFPNLRKLHFLKFPNWTNWEDLSEEDEKVVVSIMPCLEELEIEACDELKGLPHRILGKMSSLKSLKVQHCNKLRDRYSNKTGDDWLKISSRIPRIHISQY; encoded by the coding sequence ATGgaccttttccctcatttttatcTAAGCTACAACGAGTTGTCCCCAGAGCAGAAAAGTTGCTTCTCCTATTGTGCTGTCTTTCCCAAAGATCATGAGATAGTTGTAGAAGAGCTTATTAGGCTGTGGATAGCACAAGGTTATGTTCGCCCAAGACGAAGAGGTGAGTGCTTGGAGCTGGTGGGCCTTGAGTACTTCAACAATTTGGCAATGCGCtccttttttcaagaaattcgaAAAGGAACGTATTCAGGGCATGAATTTATGAAGTGCAAGATGCATGACATAGTGCATGATTTTGCACGATTTCTCACAAAAAATGAATGTCATGTACTTGATGGAATTGGAGGAAATTTATTGAGTGAAAGAGCCCGTCATCTAACAATTTTGGAAGGCACTGAGGAGACGTTTAGTTCTTCAGCATTTGATCTTGGAAGGCTCAGGAGCCTTTTTGCTTTTTCACGGGGAAGAGTTCCCCAAGATCTCTTTCGCGGTCTGAATTGCGTGAGGACGCTAACTTTAAGTCATTGTCAGTTACGTGAAGTCCCTACTAAGGTTGGAAGTTTGGTTCATCTTCGACACTTGGACTTAAGTTGGAATCCTTTTGAGACATTGCCAGAAGCTATATGTGATCTATATTATCTGGAAACTTTGGATATCAGTTATTGTAGAAAGCTTTCGTGCCTTCCTAAAAGGATTGAAGGTCTTGTACACTTGAAGCACCTTTTCAATCATAACACCTATGAATTACTTCAAATGCAACAAGGACTCGGGAAGCTGACTTCACTTTGTAGTTTGACTAGTTTCATTGCTAGCAACAACTCTGTTGATTTGGCAATTTTGAAGGATCTGAAGCAACTGGAGAGATTGTATGTTGATATTCATGGAAAAGGAGATTTTGGGAGTGCGGAACTTGGAAAGAAAATTTACTTGCGTGAGATGTTACTGCGGTTTAGCGATGAGGCCCACTCTGAAGGAACTCCAAGTTGGATTCAAACCATGGAACCACCTCCAAACTTGCAACAACTTGCGCTAGTTACCTATCCAGGAACCCAGCTACCAAGTTGGCTTGTGACAGAAACTCTCATCAGTAGCTTGACAAAACTATTTATCGTTGAGCCCCGCAATATCTCATCCTTGCCTACTTTGTGGAAGCTATCATCCCTAGAAGAACTTCGCCTTGAGTATGTGGAAGAGCTAGAATATTTGGGTAAGGAATTCTTCGGAATCACATTGTCAAAATTCGAGTCATCATCCTCAACTGAAGCAGTAGCATTTccgaatttgagaaaattacaTTTTCTTAAATTCCCAAATTGGACAAATTGGGAAGACTTGAGTGAAGAGGATGAAAAAGTTGTTGTCTCTATCATGCCATGCTTAGAGGAGCTAGAGATTGAGGCTTGTGATGAGCTGAAGGGTCTGCCACATCGCATCCTTGGAAAGATGTCATCTCTCAAAAGCTTGAAAGTTCAGCATTGCAACAAGTTAAGGGATCGTTACTCCAACAAAACAGGAGACGACTGGCTGAAAATATCATCACGCATTCCTCGAATTCACATATCTCAATATTAA
- the LOC113759176 gene encoding uncharacterized protein LOC113759176, with the protein MEPPPNLEELELVGYPGAQLPSWLVTKSHTNNLTKLAIEQPHNISSLLALWKLSFLEELMLVGAQKLECLDKEFFGVTKALHENSRDALDTLSNSESSFSAEAVAFPNLRKLHFYSFHNWTNWEDLSEDDKEVAVSIMSRLEELEIWNCDKLETLPHRIIKKISSLKNLDIQRCFKLSDRYSDKIRDD; encoded by the coding sequence ATGGAACCGCCACCAAACTTGGAGGAACTTGAGCTAGTTGGCTATCCTGGAGCCCAGTTACCAAGTTGGCTTGTCACGAAGTCTCACACCAATAACTTGACGAAGCTAGCTATCGAGCAACCCCACAATATCTCATCCCTGCTTGCCTTGTGGAAGCTATCATTCCTAGAAGAACTTATGCTGGTAGGAGCACAAAAGCTAGAATGTTTGGATAAGGAATTCTTTGGAGTTACAAAAGCACTACATGAGAATAGTCGTGATGCTCTTGATACATTGTCAAACTCTGAGTCATCATTCTCAGCTGAAGCAGTGGCATTtccaaatttgagaaaattacatttttattcCTTTCACAATTGGACAAATTGGGAAGACTTGAGTGAAGATGATAAAGAAGTTGCAGTCTCTATCATGTCACGCCTAGAGGAGCTAGAAATTTGGAACTGTGATAAGCTTGAAACTCTACCACATCGCATCATTAAAAAGATATCATCCCTCAAAAATTTGGATATTCAGCGTTGCTTCAAGTTGAGCGATCGTTACTCTGACAAAATAAGAGATGATTGA
- the LOC113759177 gene encoding uncharacterized protein LOC113759177 has translation MAENSQQFGFRESNPTRRVNEVETSSIQQQISELTSFVRQLAMENMHQAKACGICTNVGHPTDSCPMLQEDGAEQVNMAGGVPAPRKPYYPYSNTYNPGWRDHPNFSYGNRPQNSFSNRPPGFQQSWQQKPQPSSSNLGSSLEEIVKSLAMTTTQLQQETRSLVASTTQFQQDTKAGMKDMETRMSQMATAINRLESHVYGKLPLQPEANAKNVSAITLRSGKEVEGPKTTNLKSKNENEIEKEMEEEGRIHGNPEVTLTPPIPIKSNSPPFPYRLANTRKAEKEKEILDVFRKVEINIPLLDAIKQVPKYVKFLKDLCTHKRKLRGDERVAVGENVSAMIQRKLPPKCGDSGMFTIPCKIGNTPIRRAMLDLGASINVMSKTIFTSLNLGPLKETAIIIQLTDRMNAYPEGLVEDVLVQVNELVFPADFYILDMGDEKSLNLSHILLGRPFISTVRTKIDVNKGTLSMKFDGERVHFNIFEAMKYPEDSNSIFALSVIEPLVQETFELGGEDALQVALTQHLELGVTLDVDMRDKLHHAVEALHSLPTIQPRYELTSLFVRETHAKLLLLVVQAPELEFKPLPKHLKYVFLGDRETLPVIISAHLSPSQEERLVRLLKDHKEAIGWSIADIKGITPSLCMHRIRLKDDAKSVRQAQRRLNPLMMEVVKKEIFKLLEVGIIFAISDSP, from the coding sequence ATGGCAGAGAATTCTCAACAGTTTGGCTTCCGTGAGAGTAACCCTACCCGTAGGGTCAACGAGGTAGAGACGTCATCCATTCAGCAACAAATATCGGAGCTGACATCTTTTGTACGACAATTAGCTATGGAAAACATGCATCAAGCAAAGGCCTGTGGAATTTGCACAAATGTGGGCCACCCCACTGACTCCTGCCCTATGTTGCAAGAGGATGGGGCTGAACAAGTGAACATGGCTGGAGGCGTACCCGCGCCTCGAAAACCGTACTACCCATACTCCAACACGTACAATCCGGGATGGCGAGATCACCCCAATTTCAGCTATGGGAATAGGCCACAGAACTCATTCTCTaatcgtccaccaggattcCAACAATCGTGGCAACAAAAGCCTCAACCCTCGTCCTCCAACTTAGGGAGTTCCCTGGAGGAAATTGTCAAGAGTTTGGCCATGACCACTACTCAACTCCAGCAAGAGACTAGGTCCTTGGTCGCGAGTACTACTCAATTTCAACAGGACACCAAAGCAGGCATGAAAGACATGGAAACTCGAATGAGTCAAATGGCAACTGCCATTAATCGCCTGGAGTCCCACGTCTATGGAAAATTGCCTTTGCAGCCTGAGGCAAACGCCAAAAATGTAAGTGCCATTACATTAAGGAGCGGCAAAGAGGTAGAGGGGCCTAAGACCACGAACCTGAAAAGTAAGAATGAAAATGAGATCGAAAAGGAGATGGAAGAAGAAGGACGCATCCATGGCAACCCTGAGGTAACTCTTACTCCACCAATACCCATTAAATCTAATTCACCTCCTTTTCCATACAGGTTGGCGAATACGAGGAAGGcggaaaaggagaaagagatcCTGGACGTATTCAGAAAGGTGGAGATCAACATCCCTTTGTTGGATGCGATCAAGCAAGTACCGAAATACGTGAAATTCCTCAAGGACTTGTGCACCCATAAGAGGAAGTTGAGAGGGGATGAAAGAGTAGCGGTAGGGGAGAACGTGTCGGCCATGATCCAAAGGAAACTTCCACCCAAGTGTGGAGATTCAGGTATGTTCACGATTCCCTGTAAGATAGGGAATACACCGATCAGGAGAGCCATGCTAGATTTAGGGGCGTCAATTAAtgtgatgtcaaaaactatttttacttCTCTAAACCTTGGGCCACTAAAAGAAACAGCCATTATAATCCAACTAACTGACCGCATGAATGCCTACCCAGAGGGGCTagttgaggatgttttagtCCAGGTAAATGAATTAGTCTTTCCTGCAGACTTTTATATCCTGGACATGGGAGATGAAAAGTCGTTAAATCTATCGCATATTTTGTTAGGTAGACCGTTTATTAGTACTGTCAGGACTAAGATAGATGTGAATAAGGGTACTTTatcaatgaaatttgatggtgAAAGGGtgcattttaatatttttgaggcAATGAAGTATCCAGAGGATTCTAACTCAATCTTTGCTTTGAGTGTTATTGAACCTCTTGTACAGGAAACGTTCGAGTTAGGTGGTGAAGACGCACTACAAGTGGCCCTAACACAGCATCTTGAGTTGGGAGTGACCCTTGATGTGGACATGAGGGATAAGTTGCACCATGCTGTGGAAGCCTTACACTCACTCCCAACCATTCAACCCAGGTATGAGCTCACTTCCCTTTTTGTGCGGGAAACTCACGCAAAATTATTGCTATTGGTGGTGCAGGCACCCGAATTAGAATTCAAACCTCTCCCGAAGCATTTGAAGTATGTATTCCTGGGAGACAGAGAGACACTTCCTGTGATTATCTCTGCTCATCTGTCTCCAAGTCAGGAGGAAAGATTGGTGCGACTCCTTAAAGATCATAAGGAGGCAATTGGGTGGAGTATAGCCGATATCAAAGGGATAACCCCGTCCTTGTGCATGCACCGGATAAGACTCAAGGATGATGCAAAATCGGTGAGGCAAGCACAGCGAAGACTGAACCCCTTAATGATGGAGGTTGTGAAGAAGGAGATATTCAAACTCCTGGAGGTGGGGATCATCTTCGCTATTTCGGACAGTCCCTAG